In one window of Paraflavitalea soli DNA:
- a CDS encoding right-handed parallel beta-helix repeat-containing protein — protein MRKKNPTFPVKAMRHPVRFLLPLIVGLLMSMGVVAATFPVTNTNDAGPGSLRQAILDVNAAGAGPHNIVFNVYGQVTILSSLPAITKAGVTIDGQNKITINSNGTDQIINPFDIRANNITVRNFTLTNNGDINVIVRANTTGVVVEGISSSSTTGNLLNTLVYVDGASTNLTLRNLRSTDLQGCGGTYYGRGILFIGGMQTNLVIDSINLNTQGNTRGCEGISFRDAAINGLTLTNTNISGFQNGIILDNTGGPVETANNILLRNVTLDSLTTGVSLGFYSDFVNTNIQIKNTVIDLNTIGADDDGDYPIRFDNTTNGVTIDTVRLNESDIYFIWFNGAASNISINHAVMENTIPGLYGGSQFIRFESTAGNVNIRNTILNGDKPGNADDADYGLFFIGNTTDITLDSLTINEFDIDGIYVAGANTNFQLTNSTFTNNFDGIEFYNNVARSNVDIVSSTFKGMAGGRSGIVANVANAVSDIDLTGDTVYNSVNHGIWLYGGSAVTDVGITGCVVHDNGGAGIYIDQPDKVLISQNSVYNNTGAGIDLFNAGNCGYEGANRPVLVSSTALGAGQYQLVISLPAIVPAGYTVDIYANDPATSATSGQYFVTSLTGLNSGNNTRTVTYNTGPGATGAGFWTATLRIPANNCGTSEFSDKLYISTQGPGNVDANVKLWLRADAGLTNNTTAPATEGQVVNRWTNFSQGGAPDGGTSTGTVTYKKAGINFNPAGYFSGAAMQAAGNGATWLNSPNVTSFAVFNKYTTAADGSRVYVVYDNASGGYDYNTNGESIIFGRNGANIQTHRNGWENPVVPGALGRSGLFTSLTNASAHAMYYNGASLGTAAYNKGSFNAEQWFVGGGYNAGWCCTTTADIAEVVTFDRELTVAEIDRVHAYLAIKYGISLPGNYIASDGTTIHWNAAANAGYLKHITGIGRDDSTFLYQKQSLSADTGMVTLALGSTIAEDNASNAATIGTNRSFLVFGDNGAAATYTTAVTAAFANQRTARVWKVQKTNWTDQNITIKVNGAGASNYLLISTDPSFATISQELVLSGTGTITINSSLLANGVYFSIGASIKGPGNVTAGVALWLRADDGSSTGAQWGDFSGRGNGAAQNETARQATVLPVGLNFNPMLKFDGINDYLTAPSLFTSTGTNNIQVYAIAATDNIQNQDLFAELVSNGQHVHAHVPWSDGQVYWDAPYGYRAQGAWGGTVGAPYLWSFLRSPSTMSVNRNRIVVGTYTAAMNNIPGSNNPFYVGGITPTTQAFNGKIAELIVYNNSAATSATQRQQIESYLALKYGLTIPADYLASDGTTKYWDATANAAYSKHITGIGRDSLSALLQKQSISADTGYITMALGSAIVASNAANAGSISNDRSFFVTGDNGAAKTYAVTVTGLAGVNVALARTWKVQKTNWTDQSITISTDTGLAAPQFIIISTDATFGAGDLVLPLTNRSITLNTGQLPNGAYFTFANGLKAPGNVTAGIAAWWRADFDAAAARWSDYSGNGKTLTQLNVAQQPELLPVNINYQPALKFGTVDVMSTASLFGTASIDNIAVFAVTAADGAGSQGTGSGLFAEYVSNGERVAAWAPYGNGHVYFYPPLNWAVNTTALPTPPVAYANPRYNLFGFTKNPSQLNIYLNNTNVGTTNGTFTGITGTNQGFSLGVFHFADYFNGRIAEFVVYNNSAAMTAADRLKIQSYLALKYGITMSPAAPVNYLASDGTTNMWTAADNTGYGKRITGIGRDDSSTLYQKQSVSMDTGVVAIAVGSTVAVSNAANTGTINTNKSFLVFSDNGASTRYETSVNGLTGVNNRMTRIFKVDKTNWADQNITLKVYGGNAQTYLLVSADASFGAGDAAYVMNAEGAVTLNTSNLPDGVYFTFATDIKGPNGVNKGINFWLRADDGNTSGAAWKDYAGYGHQALQAVVAGQPVTDAKAINFNYGLKFDGTDDFLDINTTRLHPDSSTIFVAASGLSFAGIRDLVSSGAVAAANGAEFRVSPAGNLAFLEADGSSISSVAGLSTYLTSRPYIFSGTQSNLANGAKLYQNFKFDNQATVSLSPATANFVSIGSRINAGRGLYWWGNISEVIVYNRVLTDAERQSVDSYLGLKYGITLNNGATNYLASNNTVYWTADATYKSRITGIGRDDSTTLNTKQSLSADTGFVTLALGTGVPLTNETNSNTITNNKSFLVFGDNGLSAANFTVTVAGSAHNVTRRMARVWKVQKTNWVDQTITFNIKPIGIDNYLLISSDPTFATFSQEIPVGADGTISFSSALFTGTDIYYTFGGPLKSPGGVPGHAMWVRADIGTSSTVNNTAINEWNDLSAFANNVKQTTAANQPTFLNNTTNNINFNPVVRFNGSTTGMLAASILKTGTYNGAATFVVNSQATALNALVWTENVGTGTQFSLHATWSDNVVYWDPPYISNRLTYNAGDVNNQSILWTATSDISLAANRQSIFKNGLNVSNGNNNTLYTGNNSAFQLGWNAGAYNYNGRIAEVIIYTNALTPVQQQQVNTYMALKYGITLNNGNTSYLATNGTTTVWNAAANAGYKKNIAGIGRDDEEALQQKQSRSINTGLQVTIGLGSIDSTNTANPNNFTADRSYLIWGDDSAAVTFRTATGSANANYRMARIWKLQETGTVGNVRVAVPANALANPNKSYLVVSNDNVFDATDEYILLTPLVINGINSLGATKDFNTGQYFTFATDLKVPGGVAAPALWVRADFGTSSTVDGTAINEWDDFGADINHATQLTAASQPLYRDNGTNNINFNPILSFNGTSQRMILDGTRLPVGTSARTVLALTANATLANRDVISWGDPAATGNGTRYAMELGGGQRSLEISNSRYGNTGGNTILPGITSFTNAAGSTNAANQIRVNGTGVTNSLLTVGNQPINTLSLPAAYLGDNVLGGGGWYYSGLMGDVIVYDKALTAVEHQQVETYLGIKYGITLNAGTTDYLATDGTTKVWDAAANATYKNNIAGIGRDDLEGLQQKQSRSINTGVQPAIGLGSLDSTNRANTNTFTVDRAYLVWGDDNGATTFKTVMTGNANVNYRMTRLWRVQETGTVGQVEVAFPYDALPNPRQSYLVVSADATIDNADTYIPLYDITLNGKKHWAAKVDLATGQYFTVAAFIKSPGGVGATSLWVRADRGIQNNTDGTPVDVWVDYGNEVNNARQVSAAIQPVYQNNATDNINYNPVVKFNGTSHVMDLDITKLPTGLAPRTLIGVGSVNNITTNHYIIGYGAVGINLGNGLLSQASGVANYMGYSNDVTSAAGFWQLNVPNEMFGTYAGNNGQVNLYSKMAAAATPITKPWNTGATAAKLGNGAWSTAEYWSGPISEVIVFDRVLSNTERQRVSTYLAIKNGYTIDQTTANNNYLNTNSTVIWDATANAAYKNNIAGIGRDDIEGLDQRQSKSINNGAILAIGLGTIATDNLANTNAFGSDTSYLLWGSNSTALTLSNTDLPAVFSQRLTQEWKTSISHFNNQLTPVMMEFNLTGVTHNGTTAADFTLLIDNDGDGNFTTGTVQQIPATSYAGNKVVFNSVSTLTNGAVFTVAIGPQSLRLSIKAVLQGAWNGTAMRTDLKAASVLPATDPYGQGTTPSVAPNAATAAVVDWVLVELRDNANPATVVASRAAFLLANGNIVDTNYLQPVAFANVPDAGYRVAVRHRNHLGIMSMNTADFSSGVATIDFSAAATVTYGTNARKDLGGGVWGLWAGNVDGDPSIRHSAKPSDASGVVSAVLTHAGNTTADPAYTGFINAYSPFDVNLDGKVYYTAAPSDRAIIVNNVNTHPANVFKLAAFVIMQQLP, from the coding sequence ATGAGAAAAAAGAATCCAACGTTCCCTGTAAAAGCTATGCGTCATCCTGTGAGGTTCCTGCTGCCTTTAATAGTGGGATTGTTGATGAGCATGGGCGTTGTGGCTGCTACTTTTCCTGTTACGAATACCAATGATGCCGGTCCCGGCTCTTTGCGGCAGGCTATCCTGGATGTGAATGCAGCGGGGGCAGGGCCGCATAATATTGTATTTAATGTGTATGGGCAGGTCACTATCCTTTCTTCGCTGCCCGCGATCACCAAAGCAGGTGTGACCATTGATGGACAGAATAAGATCACCATCAATTCAAACGGGACCGACCAGATCATCAATCCCTTTGATATCCGGGCAAACAATATTACTGTTCGCAACTTTACGCTGACGAATAACGGCGATATCAATGTGATTGTCCGGGCCAATACGACCGGTGTAGTGGTGGAAGGGATCTCCTCCAGCAGTACTACCGGTAATCTCCTGAATACGCTGGTCTATGTGGATGGGGCATCTACCAATCTTACTCTTCGCAATTTACGGTCCACCGATCTGCAAGGCTGTGGCGGGACTTATTATGGCAGGGGAATCTTATTTATCGGGGGCATGCAAACCAACCTGGTAATAGACAGCATAAACCTGAATACGCAAGGGAATACGAGAGGCTGCGAGGGTATCTCGTTCCGTGATGCGGCCATTAACGGACTAACCCTTACCAATACCAATATCAGTGGTTTTCAGAATGGGATTATACTGGATAATACCGGTGGTCCGGTGGAGACCGCTAATAATATCTTATTACGCAATGTTACCCTCGATTCTTTGACCACGGGGGTGTCGCTCGGGTTTTACTCAGATTTTGTAAATACCAATATCCAGATCAAAAATACCGTCATTGACCTGAATACGATCGGCGCTGATGATGATGGCGATTATCCCATCCGCTTCGACAATACCACCAATGGCGTTACGATCGATACGGTACGCCTTAATGAAAGCGATATTTATTTTATATGGTTTAATGGGGCAGCCAGCAATATCTCCATTAACCATGCGGTGATGGAGAATACCATACCCGGCCTGTATGGTGGCTCCCAGTTTATTCGTTTTGAAAGCACGGCTGGCAATGTCAATATCAGGAATACGATACTGAACGGAGATAAGCCCGGCAATGCAGATGATGCAGACTATGGGTTATTCTTTATTGGCAATACAACAGATATTACGCTCGACAGCCTTACCATTAATGAATTTGATATAGATGGTATATATGTTGCAGGGGCCAATACCAATTTCCAGCTCACCAATTCAACCTTTACCAATAATTTCGATGGGATCGAATTCTACAATAATGTAGCCCGCAGCAATGTAGATATTGTAAGTTCTACTTTCAAAGGAATGGCTGGCGGGCGTAGTGGTATTGTGGCCAATGTGGCCAATGCTGTGTCGGACATTGATCTTACTGGTGATACGGTTTACAATAGCGTCAACCATGGTATATGGCTGTATGGCGGGTCGGCAGTTACCGACGTGGGCATTACCGGTTGCGTTGTGCATGATAACGGTGGTGCAGGTATTTATATAGATCAGCCCGATAAAGTATTGATCTCACAAAATTCGGTCTATAATAATACCGGGGCAGGGATTGACCTGTTCAATGCAGGCAATTGTGGGTATGAAGGAGCCAATCGACCGGTGCTCGTTTCCTCCACAGCGCTGGGGGCAGGCCAATACCAGTTGGTGATCAGCCTGCCGGCTATTGTGCCGGCTGGTTATACCGTGGATATTTATGCCAATGATCCCGCCACTTCAGCTACCAGTGGTCAGTATTTCGTGACCAGCTTAACAGGACTGAACAGCGGTAACAATACGCGGACGGTTACTTATAATACCGGTCCCGGCGCTACCGGGGCCGGTTTCTGGACAGCTACCTTACGTATTCCCGCCAATAATTGCGGCACTTCGGAATTTAGTGATAAACTGTACATCAGTACACAGGGACCCGGTAATGTAGATGCCAATGTGAAGCTTTGGCTGCGGGCAGATGCCGGGCTTACCAATAATACCACCGCGCCTGCTACCGAAGGACAGGTGGTGAACCGATGGACCAACTTCAGTCAGGGTGGCGCTCCTGATGGTGGGACCTCGACCGGTACCGTTACCTATAAAAAAGCAGGGATCAACTTCAATCCGGCGGGTTATTTTTCCGGTGCGGCGATGCAGGCTGCCGGTAATGGCGCCACCTGGTTGAACAGTCCGAATGTTACCTCCTTTGCCGTATTCAATAAATATACGACTGCTGCAGACGGCAGCCGGGTGTACGTAGTATATGATAATGCCTCCGGTGGTTACGATTACAATACCAATGGAGAATCGATCATCTTTGGCAGGAATGGCGCCAATATCCAAACCCACCGCAACGGATGGGAAAACCCGGTTGTACCCGGCGCGCTCGGAAGATCCGGTCTCTTTACATCGCTTACCAATGCGAGCGCCCATGCTATGTATTATAATGGGGCCAGCCTCGGCACAGCAGCTTATAATAAGGGCAGTTTCAATGCGGAGCAGTGGTTCGTGGGCGGTGGTTATAATGCCGGCTGGTGTTGTACTACCACAGCCGATATAGCGGAAGTGGTTACTTTCGACCGCGAACTGACCGTGGCAGAAATCGACCGGGTACATGCTTACCTCGCTATTAAATACGGCATTAGCCTGCCCGGTAATTATATAGCTTCCGATGGAACTACGATCCACTGGAATGCTGCTGCCAATGCCGGCTACCTGAAACATATTACAGGTATCGGTCGTGATGACAGTACCTTCCTGTACCAGAAACAATCGCTGAGTGCCGATACGGGTATGGTTACCCTGGCGTTGGGCAGCACCATCGCCGAAGACAATGCTTCCAATGCAGCTACCATTGGTACCAATAGATCCTTCCTGGTATTTGGTGACAATGGCGCTGCAGCTACCTATACCACGGCAGTGACCGCTGCGTTTGCGAACCAGCGTACGGCAAGGGTATGGAAAGTACAGAAGACCAATTGGACTGATCAGAATATCACTATAAAAGTAAATGGGGCAGGGGCCAGCAATTACCTGCTCATCAGTACCGATCCTTCCTTTGCCACCATCAGCCAGGAACTGGTGTTGAGTGGTACCGGTACGATTACCATTAACTCATCGTTGCTGGCCAATGGTGTCTATTTCTCTATCGGCGCCAGCATCAAAGGCCCTGGCAATGTAACGGCCGGTGTTGCTTTGTGGCTGCGTGCCGATGACGGCAGTTCCACCGGCGCACAGTGGGGCGATTTCAGCGGCAGGGGCAACGGCGCGGCACAGAACGAAACGGCACGGCAGGCAACTGTATTACCGGTGGGCCTGAACTTCAACCCGATGCTGAAATTCGACGGCATCAATGATTACCTGACTGCGCCCAGTTTGTTTACATCAACGGGCACCAATAATATACAGGTATACGCCATCGCTGCAACCGATAATATTCAGAACCAGGACCTGTTTGCAGAGCTGGTTTCCAACGGCCAGCATGTTCATGCCCATGTACCCTGGAGTGATGGTCAAGTCTATTGGGATGCTCCTTATGGCTACCGCGCGCAGGGGGCCTGGGGCGGCACTGTAGGTGCTCCTTATCTCTGGAGTTTCCTGCGTTCCCCATCAACCATGAGTGTCAACAGGAACAGGATCGTGGTAGGTACCTATACAGCAGCCATGAACAATATTCCTGGATCGAATAATCCTTTCTATGTGGGTGGCATTACGCCTACAACGCAGGCTTTCAACGGTAAAATTGCCGAGCTGATCGTATACAACAATTCAGCAGCTACATCCGCTACACAACGCCAGCAGATAGAATCCTACCTGGCCCTAAAATATGGCCTCACCATCCCGGCCGATTACCTGGCCAGTGACGGTACTACCAAATACTGGGATGCGACTGCCAATGCGGCTTATTCCAAACATATTACGGGTATTGGCCGGGATAGCCTGTCTGCCTTATTACAAAAACAATCGATCAGTGCCGATACGGGTTATATTACCATGGCATTGGGCAGCGCCATTGTTGCCAGCAATGCAGCGAATGCCGGCAGTATTTCAAATGACAGGTCCTTCTTTGTAACAGGTGATAATGGTGCGGCAAAAACGTATGCTGTAACTGTAACGGGCCTTGCCGGTGTAAATGTAGCGCTGGCCCGTACCTGGAAAGTGCAGAAAACGAACTGGACCGATCAATCCATAACTATAAGTACAGATACCGGACTGGCAGCGCCCCAGTTTATCATCATCAGTACCGATGCAACATTTGGTGCAGGGGACCTCGTATTGCCGCTCACCAATCGCAGTATCACCTTAAATACTGGTCAGCTTCCCAATGGCGCTTACTTTACTTTTGCCAACGGGTTAAAAGCGCCCGGAAATGTCACTGCCGGTATTGCTGCCTGGTGGAGGGCTGATTTTGATGCTGCGGCTGCCCGGTGGAGCGATTACAGCGGCAATGGTAAAACACTTACACAACTTAATGTGGCCCAGCAACCAGAACTGCTGCCGGTTAACATCAACTATCAACCCGCTTTAAAATTCGGGACGGTAGACGTTATGAGTACTGCCTCGTTGTTTGGCACTGCTTCTATCGATAATATTGCGGTATTTGCCGTAACTGCTGCCGATGGAGCAGGCTCCCAGGGCACAGGTAGTGGCCTGTTTGCTGAATATGTAAGCAATGGCGAACGTGTTGCTGCCTGGGCACCGTATGGTAATGGCCATGTTTACTTTTATCCGCCTTTAAATTGGGCCGTAAATACCACCGCACTCCCCACACCGCCGGTTGCCTATGCCAACCCACGGTACAACTTATTTGGTTTCACCAAAAACCCTTCACAGCTCAATATCTATTTGAACAATACCAATGTGGGTACTACCAATGGTACATTCACCGGCATTACTGGTACTAACCAGGGTTTCTCTTTGGGCGTGTTCCATTTTGCTGATTACTTCAATGGCCGCATTGCAGAATTTGTAGTGTACAATAACTCTGCTGCCATGACAGCTGCCGATCGCCTGAAAATACAATCTTACCTCGCATTGAAATATGGTATCACCATGAGCCCGGCGGCACCAGTAAATTACCTGGCCAGCGACGGTACTACCAATATGTGGACGGCTGCTGACAACACGGGTTATGGAAAACGCATTACCGGTATCGGCCGAGACGATTCCAGCACTTTGTATCAAAAACAATCCGTGAGTATGGATACAGGTGTTGTGGCCATTGCAGTAGGTAGCACTGTGGCTGTTTCCAATGCAGCCAACACCGGTACCATCAATACGAATAAATCCTTCCTCGTGTTTAGCGATAACGGTGCGTCTACCAGGTACGAAACATCGGTGAATGGTCTCACTGGGGTGAACAATCGCATGACACGCATCTTTAAAGTGGACAAGACCAACTGGGCGGATCAGAATATCACTTTAAAAGTGTATGGCGGTAATGCACAAACCTACTTACTGGTAAGTGCTGATGCCAGCTTTGGTGCAGGGGATGCTGCCTATGTGATGAATGCAGAAGGTGCTGTTACACTCAATACCAGTAACCTGCCTGATGGCGTTTACTTCACCTTTGCGACAGATATTAAAGGCCCCAATGGGGTGAATAAAGGCATTAACTTCTGGCTGCGTGCGGATGATGGCAATACCAGCGGGGCGGCCTGGAAGGATTATGCGGGTTATGGCCATCAGGCTTTGCAGGCAGTGGTGGCAGGTCAGCCTGTTACTGATGCAAAGGCCATCAACTTCAACTATGGTCTGAAGTTCGATGGTACCGATGATTTCCTTGACATCAATACTACCAGGTTACATCCTGATAGCTCCACTATTTTTGTGGCGGCCAGTGGATTGAGCTTTGCAGGGATCAGAGACTTGGTGAGCAGTGGCGCGGTAGCCGCAGCCAATGGTGCTGAGTTCAGGGTGTCACCTGCAGGCAACCTGGCATTCCTGGAAGCTGACGGCTCATCGATCTCATCTGTTGCCGGATTGAGCACCTATCTCACCAGCAGGCCCTATATTTTTAGCGGTACGCAATCGAACCTTGCCAACGGCGCCAAATTGTACCAGAATTTCAAGTTCGATAACCAGGCTACGGTGTCTTTAAGTCCCGCTACGGCTAACTTTGTTTCGATAGGATCAAGGATCAATGCAGGCAGGGGTCTCTACTGGTGGGGGAATATCAGTGAAGTGATCGTTTACAACCGTGTGCTCACCGATGCTGAGCGCCAATCGGTAGATTCTTACCTCGGTCTGAAATACGGTATTACGCTGAATAATGGAGCTACTAATTATCTTGCTTCAAACAATACGGTTTACTGGACAGCTGATGCTACGTATAAGAGCCGCATTACGGGTATTGGCCGTGATGACAGCACTACGCTCAATACCAAACAATCCCTCAGTGCGGATACTGGTTTTGTAACCCTGGCATTGGGTACCGGTGTGCCACTGACCAATGAGACCAACAGCAATACCATCACCAATAATAAATCTTTCCTGGTCTTTGGCGATAATGGACTGTCGGCCGCGAACTTTACAGTAACTGTTGCGGGCAGTGCCCACAATGTAACACGCCGTATGGCCCGAGTATGGAAAGTGCAGAAAACAAACTGGGTGGATCAAACCATTACGTTCAATATAAAACCCATCGGCATCGATAATTACCTGCTCATCAGCAGTGATCCTACCTTTGCCACATTCAGTCAGGAAATACCTGTTGGTGCTGATGGCACGATCTCGTTCTCTTCGGCCTTGTTTACCGGCACGGATATTTATTATACGTTCGGTGGCCCGCTCAAGTCTCCGGGTGGTGTGCCTGGTCATGCTATGTGGGTACGGGCAGATATTGGTACGTCGTCGACTGTGAACAATACAGCGATCAATGAATGGAATGACCTGAGCGCATTTGCCAATAATGTTAAGCAGACCACAGCAGCTAATCAACCCACCTTCCTGAATAATACTACCAATAATATCAACTTTAATCCGGTAGTCCGTTTCAATGGCTCTACCACCGGCATGTTGGCTGCCTCCATCCTGAAAACGGGAACCTATAATGGCGCTGCTACCTTTGTGGTGAACAGTCAGGCCACAGCCCTCAACGCGCTGGTGTGGACAGAAAATGTCGGTACCGGCACGCAATTTTCCCTGCATGCCACCTGGAGTGATAATGTTGTATACTGGGACCCACCTTATATTTCCAACCGATTGACCTACAATGCAGGCGATGTCAATAATCAATCCATTCTCTGGACGGCCACCAGCGATATTTCCCTGGCTGCCAACCGTCAGTCCATTTTCAAAAATGGCTTGAATGTGAGCAATGGTAATAATAATACCCTGTATACCGGCAACAACAGCGCATTCCAGCTTGGCTGGAATGCTGGCGCCTATAATTATAATGGCCGGATAGCGGAGGTTATTATTTATACCAATGCGCTGACGCCTGTTCAACAACAACAGGTAAATACTTATATGGCATTGAAATACGGCATTACGTTGAACAATGGCAATACCAGTTACCTGGCCACCAACGGCACAACGACTGTATGGAATGCTGCTGCCAATGCAGGGTATAAAAAGAATATTGCCGGTATTGGCCGTGACGATGAAGAAGCGCTGCAGCAGAAACAAAGCCGCAGTATCAATACGGGCTTACAGGTGACTATTGGCCTGGGCAGCATTGATTCTACCAATACAGCCAATCCCAATAATTTCACGGCTGACAGGAGTTATCTCATATGGGGTGATGACAGTGCGGCTGTTACTTTCCGCACCGCTACAGGATCTGCCAATGCCAATTATCGTATGGCCCGCATCTGGAAATTGCAGGAAACCGGTACGGTAGGTAATGTACGGGTGGCCGTTCCTGCCAATGCATTGGCCAACCCAAATAAGTCGTACCTGGTTGTAAGCAATGATAATGTTTTTGATGCTACAGATGAATACATCCTGTTAACCCCACTGGTGATCAATGGCATTAATAGCCTGGGGGCAACGAAAGATTTCAATACCGGGCAGTACTTCACTTTTGCTACTGACCTGAAAGTGCCCGGTGGGGTGGCAGCGCCAGCCTTGTGGGTACGTGCTGACTTTGGTACTTCCTCTACCGTGGATGGAACAGCCATCAATGAGTGGGATGATTTTGGCGCGGATATTAACCATGCCACGCAACTCACGGCTGCCAGTCAGCCATTGTACCGGGATAATGGCACTAATAATATCAACTTCAATCCCATACTGTCATTCAATGGCACCAGCCAGCGTATGATCCTGGATGGCACCAGGCTGCCGGTAGGTACCAGTGCGAGAACAGTATTGGCCTTAACTGCCAACGCTACCCTCGCCAACCGTGATGTGATCAGTTGGGGCGACCCCGCAGCAACAGGTAATGGGACACGTTATGCCATGGAATTAGGTGGTGGCCAGCGTTCCCTGGAAATATCCAACAGCCGTTACGGCAATACCGGCGGCAATACCATCCTGCCGGGTATTACCAGCTTTACCAATGCTGCCGGTTCAACCAATGCTGCCAACCAGATCAGGGTAAATGGTACCGGTGTAACCAATAGTTTACTTACAGTAGGCAACCAGCCTATTAACACACTTTCACTGCCAGCCGCTTATCTGGGCGATAACGTATTAGGAGGCGGTGGCTGGTATTATAGTGGCCTGATGGGAGATGTGATCGTATACGACAAAGCTCTTACTGCAGTGGAGCATCAACAGGTAGAAACCTACCTGGGCATTAAATATGGTATTACGCTTAATGCCGGAACAACCGACTATCTCGCTACGGATGGCACTACCAAAGTATGGGATGCCGCAGCCAATGCCACCTATAAGAACAATATTGCCGGTATCGGCCGGGATGACCTGGAAGGGCTGCAACAAAAGCAGAGCCGCAGTATCAATACCGGTGTGCAACCGGCCATTGGCCTGGGTTCGCTCGATTCGACCAACAGGGCTAATACAAATACATTTACTGTGGATAGAGCCTATCTCGTGTGGGGTGATGACAATGGTGCTACCACCTTTAAAACAGTCATGACTGGTAATGCCAATGTTAATTACCGCATGACCAGGTTATGGAGGGTGCAGGAAACCGGTACGGTGGGACAAGTAGAAGTAGCTTTCCCTTATGATGCCTTACCCAACCCAAGACAGTCGTATCTGGTAGTGAGTGCAGATGCCACCATTGACAATGCCGATACCTACATTCCCTTGTATGATATCACCCTCAACGGTAAAAAGCACTGGGCTGCCAAGGTTGACCTGGCTACCGGTCAATACTTTACGGTGGCTGCCTTTATTAAATCGCCGGGTGGGGTAGGAGCTACTTCCCTGTGGGTGCGTGCTGACCGAGGGATACAGAATAATACAGACGGCACGCCTGTAGACGTATGGGTGGATTATGGTAACGAAGTAAACAATGCCCGCCAGGTCAGTGCTGCCATACAGCCTGTATACCAGAATAATGCTACCGACAATATCAATTATAACCCGGTAGTGAAGTTCAATGGTACCAGTCACGTGATGGACCTCGATATCACCAAACTGCCCACTGGTCTTGCACCCAGAACATTGATTGGTGTCGGCAGCGTGAATAATATCACCACCAACCATTATATCATTGGTTATGGTGCCGTTGGTATAAACCTGGGCAACGGTTTGCTGAGCCAGGCAAGCGGAGTAGCCAACTATATGGGCTATTCTAATGATGTTACCTCTGCTGCTGGTTTCTGGCAACTGAATGTGCCGAATGAAATGTTTGGTACTTATGCTGGTAATAACGGGCAGGTGAACCTGTACAGCAAGATGGCTGCTGCCGCTACACCAATTACCAAGCCATGGAATACCGGCGCCACTGCCGCAAAACTTGGTAACGGTGCGTGGTCTACTGCAGAATACTGGAGCGGCCCCATCAGCGAAGTGATCGTCTTTGACCGTGTATTGAGTAACACCGAGCGTCAGCGGGTAAGTACCTACCTGGCCATCAAGAACGGTTACACGATCGACCAGACAACAGCTAATAATAATTATCTCAACACCAATAGCACAGTAATCTGGGATGCTACGGCGAATGCCGCATACAAGAATAATATTGCGGGCATTGGCCGTGATGATATAGAAGGACTGGATCAACGACAATCGAAGAGTATTAACAATGGCGCGATCCTGGCTATTGGATTAGGAACGATCGCAACAGACAACCTGGCGAATACCAACGCGTTTGGCAGTGATACTTCTTACCTGCTGTGGGGCAGCAATTCAACAGCACTTACGTTGAGTAATACGGACCTTCCGGCCGTGTTCAGTCAGCGGTTGACACAGGAGTGGAAAACAAGTATCAGTCATTTCAATAACCAGCTTACGCCGGTCATGATGGAGTTCAACCTTACTGGTGTAACCCATAATGGCACTACTGCGGCTGACTTTACGCTGCTGATCGATAATGATGGAGATGGCAATTTCACTACGGGTACGGTACAGCAGATCCCTGCTACCAGCTATGCCGGCAATAAGGTGGTGTTCAATAGTGTGAGCACCCTTACGAATGGGGCTGTGTTTACCGTAGCCATCGGACCACAATCGTTGCGGCTGTCTATTAAAGCCGTGTTGCAGGGTGCGTGGAATGGAACGGCCATGCGCACTGACCTGAAAGCGGCCAGCGTACTACCGGCCACCGATCCGTATGGACAAGGCACCACACCTTCTGTAGCACCGAATGCTGCCACAGCTGCTGTAGTAGATTGGGTACTGGTAGAGCTGCGCGACAATGCCAATCCGGCCACCGTGGTAGCGTCCAGGGCTGCTTTCCTGCTCGCCAATGGTAATATCGTGGATACGAATTACCTGCAGCCGGTAGCATTTGCCAATGTGCCCGATGCCGGTTATAGGGTGGCTGTACGGCATCGCAATCACCTTGGAATCATGTCAATGAATACGGCCGACTTTAGTTCCGGTGTGGCTACTATTGATTTCTCAGCAGCTGCTACAGTTACGTATGGTACCAATGCCCGTAAAGATCTGGGCGGCGGTGTGTGGGGGCTGTGGGCTGGTAATGTGGATGGAGATCCATCCATTCGCCATTCGGCCAAACCTTCGGATGCATCAGGTGTGGTGAGTGCTGTGCTTACCCATGCGGGTAATACCACCGCCGATCCTGCGTATACCGGTTTCATTAACGCTTACAGTCCATTCGATGTGAACCTCGATGGCAAGGTATACTATACGGCAGCGCCTTCCGACCGGGCTATCATCGTGAATAACGTGAACACTCATCCAGCCAATGTATTCAAGCTGGCAGCATTTGTGATCATGCAACAATTACCTTAA